The following DNA comes from Flavisolibacter ginsenosidimutans.
CTTACTGATGCAATGAGAACAAAACTTTTAGGTGTATCGGGTGTTGACGGTATGCCTGTTAAAATTCGAGTAGCATTTATCAGCAGTGGAACTTGGATCCTTAAAGACAATCGGCCTACAAAAAATTCTGATGATGGATTCACGTTGATGTTAAATGAAAATGTTGGGTTTCGAGCACGGACTTTTGCTTCGCTTAATGAGTTAGTGGGTAGCCTTAAATAGTTAGATGGTTATAAACCCAGTTTTTGATGGCTATTAATGATAGGGATCGGAACCCATTCTAACCCTTTTTAACCCTTTCTAACCAGATTGCAACGTTTTGACAATGTTGGTTTATTCAATATTTTTTACTCCACGAAAAGTTTTCCATATGCAAACACTCACTTAATGGATGCCTTGATTTGACACGATAAATGTTCTTCCAAATACGCTGTTGTAAGACATTGCAAAAGAAATTTCGACTAAAATAGTGTCTCAAAATTGCTGGGTTATTGTTTACATTGCTCAAATACCTGATATCACCGAAGTAGAATAAGCCCGACAACGATTACGATAATAATAAGGACAAAGATTCCGGAAATGATCAGCAGCGATAAACTTTTTCCGTTTGACCAGTTTAACTCTTTTGTAGGCACTGCGGGTTGATACTTTTTTTGTTTAGATCTTTGCCGTGATCTCGCCATATGTTATGTAGGTAGTAACAAAATTATCAAGGACTCAATTACAAATTACGACGATACTCAAATACTTTATGTATGAAATTGTCGGTCACTCTAACTTGATTGACTTTTTCATAATACTCCTGCCGTCTTATTATTAGGTGTGGCATGCTTTTTTTACAGCTTTATTAAACTTATCAATTATGGAGAACAGAAATCAAAGCCAATCCCAAGGCACTGAAAATCAGGGTATGGGAAACGCTGCAGGAACGCAAGGCGGTCAAGAACGCCATCAGCATTCCGAGCATCATCAGGAGCAGGAGCACCATCCGCATAAAGAACATCATGCGGGTTTTGACCCCAATCAGCCGGAACAACACGCCGAGCCAGAACATCACGACCATCCTGAACACCACCAGGAAAAAGAACACCACGATAACAAGCTGTGAGCTTAAAGCAAAAAACGTGTAACCTGGCTATATGAACTGCCAGGTTTTTTTTATGCGAATTTTGAAACCCTATTTTCGTGTTTATGAAAGAACAATTTAAAGCCCTCATTGCCGCTTCCATTACGGTTAAAACAACCCTGCTTTCCGATGAGGGATTGTTGGACACACTGGAGAAAATAGTGAACGTAATTGTGGCCGCTTACAAAGCCGACAAGCGTTTGTTTTTCTGTGGCAACGGTGGCAGCGCCGCCGATGCCCAACACCTTGCCGCCGAATTCACCGGGCGGTTTTACAAAGACCGGCTCTCGCTGCCTGCCGAAGCCTTGCACTGCAACACCTCTTACTTAACAGCGGTGGGCAACGATTACGGCTTTGACGACATCTATGCCCGTATGATAAAGGGCACGGCCCGGACCGGCGATGTGCTGATTGGCTTCTCCACATCAGGCAACTCGCCCAATATTGTAAAGGCGTTTGAAGCGGCAAAGGAGAAAGGCGTTGTTACCATTGCCTATACGGGTAGCAGCGGTGGCATTTTGAAAAATTATTCTGACTACTTGTTAAACGTGCCATCATCTGATACGCCACGGATACAGGAATGTCATATTCTGTTAGGGCATTTGATGTGTGAGTTTGTGGAAGAAAGGTTTTTTGAATAATGTTCATCACTTTTCCGCCTTCTCTTCCCCCTTCTTCGCATTCTCGATAATATCTCCCTTGGTAAACAACACGGCTTTTAAAATAGTCCGCCATTCGGGTTTGCGCCGCAGCAAAAATTCCAAGTCCATACCAAAATGTTTCATTTCTTCCTGCTGTGCATTCTTCATAATGGCTTTGGCTTCTTCGTCCGTTTCGATGGAGATGCGCTGCTCGTACCAGCCGATGGCTTCAGCTTCCTCTACCACTGAGGTAATCATACGGGCAAAGGTTCTGGTCTCTTTTGATAGTTCTTCCGGCGGTTCGTGGTACTGATGAAATCCCATAAAATTGTCAGTTTATTAGTGAGTAAAAAAGTATCCTCTTATCGGTCAGGTTTGGATTTGATGAAAGCTTCCGGTAGTGCGTTCTCAATTTCTTTCGGTAGGCCATGTGCCTGCGGAAAATGCAGTGAAATTAATTGTCCGTTCTCACCTCTGTGAAAATGGTAATAGTCGGACAGCTTCCTGTTCTTCAGAAAGGCATCAAACTCTATTTGTACCGCCTTTGCCTGCTCGTAAAAATTGTCTATCCATCGTTCATCATAATTCATAAGTCAAGTCTTTAATTAAATGAATTGAAAACAAATCAATGCTACCGCCACCAGCGAAATAAACTCCCATCGTACTGAAAGCGACAACCTCGCTCATTATTATGTTTCGATATACAGTGCACATACTGCGTCTTCAATCAAGTAATTTGAAACGGGGTTTGGCTCGTAATAATGCCACGGTAATGGCATCAATAATTTCCGTGTTTAAATCCTGCCGGTTCAAAATTTCTATGCTGATGTAACCTATGTCCTCGTGTACTTTAATTTGGTAATAATCCTTCAATGGCCTTTGCTTGAAAGACGATTTGAACTCAGTTTCTACCAAAACGATTTGCTCATTGAAATTCGTTATCCATTGCTGAATGCGTTGTTCTTTCATTCGGCACTCACACTTTGATTTTTTGAATACGAACCGCATTTAAAATGGCAAGCAGGGCCACACCCACATCAGCTATGACGGCTTCCCAAAGCGTAGCTATACCGCCAGCACCCAAAATCAGTACAACCACTTTTATTGCCATTGCCAGAATAATATTCTGCCATACAATGGTGCGAGTGATTTTTCCAATCCTGATAGCGGAAACAATTTTGGAAGGCTGGTCGTTTTGTATCACTACATCGGCGGTTTCAATGGTGGCATCGCTACCTAATCCGCCCATTGCAATACCGGCATCGGCCAAGGCCACAACAGGCGCATCGTTCACGCCGTCGCCTACAAAAGCTATGTGCTTTCCCGCATTTTTCAAGCCTTGTACTTTTTCTACTTTGCCTTCAGGCAGTAAGTCACCATAGGCTTCGTCAATACCGATTTGTTTTGCCACATTATCCACCACGGTCTGCTTGTCTCCCGATAGCATGACAGTTTTAATATTAAGGTCGTGCATGGCTTTCACAGCCGATACAGCGTCTTCTTTTATCTCGTCCGCGATGGTAATGTAACCGGCAAATTTTTTATCAATGGCCGTTACCACAATGGTGTCAACGATGCCTTCTGTTTCGGCGGGATAGTCAACGCCAAATTTTTTCATCAGCTTTAAATTGCCCGCTAATACTTCTTTACCATCCACTGTGCCTTTTAATCCATGCCCGGCCACTTCTTCTACATTTGTTGCTGTTGTATTGCCGATTTTATCAACGGCGTATTTTACCACGGCTTGCCCAACAGGATGCGTGGAGTTCTTTTCCAAAGCAGCAGTTATGCGTATCAGGTCTTTTTCATCAATACCATTTGCAACTACTTTTTGTACGTTAAACACACCCTTGGTTAACGTGCCTGTTTTATCCATGACGACGGCATTAATTTTTGTCATCACATCCAAAAAGTTGCCGCCTTTAAACAGGATCCCGTTGCGGGAAGCCAGCCCAATGCCGCCGAAATAGCCCAATGGGATAGAGACCACCAAAGCACAAGGGCAACTAATCACCAGAAATACCAAAGCCCGGTAAAACCAAACATTGAAAACATAGTCTTGTACAAAAAAGTAGGGAACGAGTGCTACAGCTAAAGCCAGAAAAAAAACAATCGGCGTGTAAACTTTCGCAAAACGGGAGATGAACAGTTGAGTTTGCGATTTGCGGGCCGTAGCATCCTGCACCATTTCCAAAATCTTGCTCAACTTACTGTCCTTAAACAGAGCCGTTACTTTCACTTCTGCAACGGTATTCAGGTTAATCATACCGGCCAGAATGCTTTCACCCTTGTATTTGGTATCGGGCTTGCTTTCACCAGTTAAAGCGGCTGTATTGAACGAAGCCGTTTCGGAAAGCAGCTCGCCGTCCAATGCAACTTTTTCACCTGGCTTTACTTGAATGGTCTCATTTAATTGTGTTTCGGACGGTTCAATCACCTGGGTTTGCCCGTTTCTAACAACGGTTACTTTATCGGGCCGTATATCCAACAAGGCTTTGATGTTTCTTTTGGCCCTGTCCACCGCTGCATCCTGAAACCATTCGCCGATGCAATAGAAAACCATTACCGCTACGCCTTCGCTGTAAGAACCGATGTAGAAAGCGCCAATCGTTGCCACACTCATGAGGACAAACTCATTGAAAATGTCGCCACGTTTGGCTTTGCGGAAGGCAAGGTCTAAGACCCGCCATCCGGCAAGAATGAAGGCTACTGCGTGAATGCCGAAGTCCACCCATTTAGTTGGGACAAAATGAAATCCAAACCGTAAAACAATCATGGTCACGAGTATCACCAAAGCAAGCAGCAGATCCCAATGACTTTTCCAACCCGCTGGTTCGCTGCCTCCGTGGTCATGATCGTGGTCGTGCCCGTCATCGTGGCTGTGACCTTCTTCAGCATCGTGGCCGTGTTCGTGATCTTCTTGTTCCTGCTTTGTTTTCATTTGCACAACAGGTGCTTCTTCATGATTATGTTCTGCACTCATAAAATGTATTTAGTGTATAAAAAAACTTAGTATCCCTACTCCAATTAGTATGCCCCCGGTTAGCCTCTTTTCGTGGTGCTCAAAAAAATGCGCATTCATGAGTTTTACCCCTTGAAAGGCCAACAGCACCAAGGCCACTATTCCCGATATGCTAACGATGGCATAGGCAACAGCCATCGCAAAAACATGGTTCATTCCGTAAGCTCCTGCTGACAAAAACAAACTTTCCACTTCCAGGCAAGGCGACAAGAACATCATCACCACAAAAATCAAAATCCATCTTCGTTTTGATCTCTTGTAAGCCGATACGTCTTCCTGTTTAGAATGATGGTGATGCGGCAGGTTGATGGTGAAATAGATAAGGCCGAAAACAATGAGCAATACCGGCGCAATAATGTGCACGTAGTCATCGTACCGACGTGCCAGCGTTTGCCCAACGTTGCCCAGCACAATGCCCAACAAAACCGTACCTGACACATGCGCCAGGGCGGAAAGAAAGGCTACTTTGGTTATCTCTTTCTTTGACCAACCTTCTGCTTTTGCTACAGCAACAAGAGGCAGCCAATGATTGGGTATCAAAGCATGAACTAGGCCAAGGGCTACTATTCCGACCAGGAGACTAAACAAGCCGGTTAATTTTTGGGTGAAAAAATTCTGTGATCATAGCTCAATAAAGCAGCCATAACTGCCTCTTTGTTTTTAAAATCTTTCGGCTGCAACGAAAGCCGGAAAATGTTGTTCAAAATTTCAATCATGCTTCTTTTGGTACTGGTTGTCCAGAACGTGACTGCTGGATACGTTTTCCCGTTAAAAGCAAAAAGAAGCTCACTATAGTTTATGTTGTCCGGGTCAATTTTTGAAGAAAGAACATCATCATAAATCTTCAAACCATAGGCATCAAACAATAGCCTATGAAGTTTAGTGCTGTTTTCCATTTTCACAAACGAGAGGATAGAGCTATCAATGAAAAGTTGCATTCCCTTGAGATTTTCGTCAGCCATTATGAACTTTTGTTGCACTGAATCGCCCTGGTGTTTTAAAAGAACTGTGTTACCGTTACATTCTGCATTTCCCATTAGCGTATCGGCTCCGTAGAAAACCATTGCCCATCCTTCGGTATATAATACTTGGTGCTTCGTTTTGTGCCCAACATTTACTAAAGAGAAAAAGGCGTTTGCCGGGGCCTTTTGTGCATCGGCAATGAAACAACCGAAGAGTATCACACCCGACATTGCAAATTGCATGAAGACTTTAGCAGCTAAGTTGAACTGTATTTTTTTCATTTCGTTCCTTTATAGTATTTCTCTTATGATTTTAAACTGCTTATAGGCTTCAACGAGTTTCCGGTCGTTCAAAACTTTTTTCAATTTTCCTGTCGCCAGCAAGACCACATTCGCATTAAAATCCTCACTGAAATAATAGACCGGGTGTGGCGAGAACGTTTTGTAAAGAACAATTGCACCGCTATCAACGATTTCAAAAATCTCTCCTTCGTAGAGACGAAGCTTCCGGCCATCTTTTTCAAAACCCCATATTTCTTTCTTACCGAAAGAGGCTTCACAGCCATCGGCGTATTTTACTAAAATAGATTTGCCTAATCGTCCCCACGGAATTCTTACTTTATCAATGCTGTGTGTTTCTTCAACCGTGTTCATTACATCATCGGATGAATAAAATATTTTATTTTGGGCATACCCGCTGCAAAACGAAAGCACACAAAAAATACAAAGCAGAACTTTCATACTTTTTCTATTTTAAAATGGGCGGGTGCAAACCCTGCCACCATAGTATGTTTCAGTAATAGAAACGGTTAAGCAGGGTTTCACCCTAAGTCATTCACGGGGTAGCAAATTTTGTTCTTAGTGGCAGAAAAGGGGCTTACTTCATTTGCTGCTGACCATGATGTTCATGGCAAGCCTGTTCGCATCTTCTACACGCTTCTGCGCAGCGTTTGCAATGGTCGTGGTCGTGCATACCGCATTCTTCAGCACATTCACGACAGGCTTCTTCGCAAATCACCAGAAACTTGTGTGAGATTTCGCTATCACGCAACAAGAGCTTTGCGCCGAGGTAGCAGATTTCCGCACAATCCCTGTCCAGTTCAATGCAATGCGCCATCGGCGTTACGTCTTTTTCATCAAGGCAGGCGGCAGCGCATTCTTCGCAGGCTCTTGCGCATTCCAAAAGTGTTTGGATTAATGCTTCGTGTTTGTGCCCTGAATGGTGATGACCGGGTTGCTGTTGTTCCATTTTATTTTGATTTAAGGGTGAAAAAAAATATTTGTTAGGTAATCATACCCAAGACTAAAAACAATAAAAAGCCACCAAAGAAGGCAGACGTATGCCACACAGTTTCCTTTTCTTCATGTGCTTCCGTCAGCAGTTCTTCGGTAACTAAAAACAAGAGTGCCGACAAGCCAAACGACAACACTATCTCCAAGGCGTTGTGCGAAAGGTTATGTAGTAATGTGGCACCTAGCACAGCGCTGATAAAAAACACCAGAGCAAGCAGTGCAATCAATCCAAGCGATTTTTGTTTGCTTAAATTATTTTCGCCTAATTCAGTTGCCGTTGCCATGCCCAGCGATAATAATTCGACTGATAAAGCGAAGGCCAACAACATCCCTTCCGTACTGCCTGCCGTAAACCCTATTCCTAAAAGCAAACCATCTATAAAAATGTCAACGGCAATGGCTATCAATAAACTAGCTGGCAGTTTATTCTTGACCACGGTGAGTGTTTTATCTTCTTCTACTTCTGTGAACTTTCTGATGCCAATCATTGCAAGAAAGCCCAGGGAAAACCCGATGATAAGTTGTAGTGGCTTGTGGGTTTTTACAATATCCGGCAACAACTCTACCGCAACCACTGAAAAGACCACACCCGCCGCAAAGTGTAGGATAAGGCTTCTCACATTTCCGTTGGGCTTGCGAACGATGGCAATGACACCGCCGATGATCATCGTGAAAACCGGTATCAACGAGAAAAGAAGTATTTTTTGAAACAAGGGCGTCATTACTTTCAGCAGTTTTTGCTTTTGTGGGAGTGTTACAAATGGTTACAACAATGGATTATCCTTCTTCCTCTTCTGAATTGTTCATTTTGGAAAGCAGGTCATAAGCTCCTTTGATAACCACCTTGCTTTTCATATCGAAATTGTCTGGAAGGATAACCGCAGTAAATCCATTTTCCGTTACCGTTACACCAACTTCCACTCGACGAAAGACAATATGCTTTTCTTCTTTCTCACCGGCAGCTTCATTTTTTCCGATATTATCATTTGTTCCTCCCTCCATTTTTTGCTCATCCAATACAAAAATGTAGTTCTTGCCACCCGATTGCACTACCGCTGCCTGTGGCAAGGCGGGGGTGGAAGCTGTACCTATTTCCATAATGGCGTTGATAAACATACCGGGAAGCAAGGTGGCTACGGGTGTAGTAATTTTTCCGTGCACTTCTACGGTGCGGTCTGCATCGATGTCCTTTCCAATCAAAAACACCTGGGCATTGCGTTCTATGCTATCGCCTGTTGCACGAAAGCGAATGGTTTGACCCATTTTTATTTGCGGCAAATCCTTTTCAAATACTTTCACTCGAACCAAAATGTTATTGGTGTTAGCCATGTCTGCCAGCAGTTCATTTGCACCAATGAATTTGCCTACGTTAGAATAAACATGCGTGATATAACCGCTGGTTGGCGCAACGATAGAGATGCGTGAAGTGAAGTTCCCGGAACGGACACTGGAAGGGTTGATGTTGGCAATGCGAAGCCTTGCTTCTAAACCCTTTACCCGTGCCACCATGCTGTTGTATTCACTGCTTGCCCGTTGCAGCGATTTGCGGGCGGCAATGTTTTCTCGCACCAATTCTTCTTGTCGTGTCAAGTCCTGGCGTAAGAAGGACAGCTGGCTGCTGCTCTCCAGGAATTCCTGTTGCATTTGCACGAATTCTGGGTTTTCAATGGTGGCCAACATGTCTCCTTTACGAACAAACTTGCCTTCTATCACGGTTGTGCTGCGTATGGTGCCGCCGTAAGGCGATGCCACGCTGATTAAGTCATTTGGCGGAACATCAATCGTGCCCGATGCTTTTATATAATTGCTCAAATTGGTAGGTGTTACGCTTCCTAATTCTACACCAACTGTTTTGTATTGTTCGTGAGTGAACTCAACTGCGTTCGGGTCGTGCTCCTCTGCTACGGGAGCTTTTTCTTCTTTGGGTTTAGAAGAGCAGGCAGCGAAAAACAAAGCTGCAAATACGATTACTTTATACGACATTTTATACATCATCATTTTAGTTTAAAGGCCAAGAATTAGTTCCAGTTCTATGGCGGATTGGTTGTATTGATTTATGATTTCTATGTATTGGCGGCGAACGTTGTTGGCGTTGTTGAGCGATTGCGATAGCTGGTAGTAATCCATTTCTCCAACCTCAAAGGCTCGCTGCGATGTGCGAATTAAAAGCTCGGCTTGCGGCAACGCCGTGTTGCGGTAGTAAGCAAGCTGAATGGAAAGTCGCCGTAACTCGGAAAGCAAGAGGCTGCCCCTTTGCGACAAGCCAAAATAAAAGGCTTGCACTTCGGCTTCCCGGCGTTGTTGGTTCACTTCCGCCGCACGTATCCTTGCCTTTTGGGGTTTTGAAAACAATGAGATGCTGATACCTGCTTCAATCCCCTGGAAACGCTTACCGGCACCGTAGTATTTCTGTCCACCATCAACATCATACGTTCCTACGAGAGATTGATTGAAATAACCAATGCTAAAATCGGGTAACAGCTTGCTTCTTTCTACTTTTATTTCTTTTGACGCAATCACAATTTGGCTGCGCAAAACTTGCAGCTCCGGGTTGTTGTTTAGCTGTACACTGTCCAGGGCTAAAGTGATTGGCTTTTCCTGCAAAAGCGTATCGGTTATGCCGTTAATTCCTGCATCTCCCGTAAAGAGGGAGAGTTGTTGTAAATCGGTTCTTAATTGTTCATTCAACTGCTCCTTTTGTGCGATAGCTTCCTGTAACTGCGTATTGGCGTTGTACTTCTCCAAAATATTGGTTTCACCTGACTTGAAGCGTATATCCGCCGCCCGCAATACTCTTTCGTAAAGACTAATTAAGGTATCGGCAAGCCTGCGTTGCTCGTTGCGATAAATGAGCCGGTAGTAGAGGCTTTTTACCTGATAGTTAATTTGGTTTTGATAGACTTTAAGCTGTAACCGGCTGGCATCAATTGTGGCATCCGCCAATTCCGTTAGCCTGCGCAGGTAAACCGGGTTGGGTATGTTTTGCGTGATGGTGATATTGTTGTCATAGGGTACAGGACTGTTGTACTGTCCATAGGTGAGATTTATATTGGTTTTCCCAATGTCTCTTGCCGATGCCCGCAATGATTGCTGGTATTGTACATCGAGGTTGCCTACCCGGACGTTTGGATTTGTACCCAATGAACGGGTTATAGCGGTTTGTAAATCTATTGTACCGGCAGGCGTTTGAGCATTCACAAAACCTGCACCCAATAGCAATACCAATAGGCCAATCACTTTTGGAACTGTGGAAGGGGAAGGCGTATGGTTTGTGTCTTGATTTTGTTGTTTCTTCTTTCCAAATCCTTCAAAGAAGGTATAGAGCACAGGCAGTACGACTAAAGTCAAAAGGGTTGCGGTTAACAATCCACCAATAACAACCGTAGCCAATGGTTTTTGTACTTCGCCACCGGCACCGGTTGACAATGCCATTGGCAAAAAGCCCAATGAGGCAACTGTTGCAGTCATCAATACAGGACGCAACCGCACAGCAGTGCCGGTAAAAATGATTTTTGTAAGGTCTGTCATGCCTTCTTTCTTTAAGCGATTAAATTCTGTTATCAGCACAATTCCGTTTAACACAGCCACACCAAAAAGGGCGATGAAGCCTACTCCGGCAGAAATGCTAAAAGGCATTCCACGTAACCACAAAGCAAACACACCGCCAATAGCTGACATGGGAATAGCCATGAAAATCAGAATAGAGTATTTAAACGAACCGAAAGTGAAATAGAGCAGCAAAAGAATTAACCCAAGCGCAACAGGTACAGCGATAGACAATCGCTTATTGGCTTCTTCCAGGTTTTTAAACTGTCCGCCGTAGGTAATGAAGTAACCCGTAGGCATTTTAATTTTCTGGTCAATCTTCTGTTGCATTTCCTTCACCACCGAAGCAATGTCACGGCCCCGTACATTGAAGCCTACAATAATTCTTCGCTGTGCCTGTTCACGTTGTATTTGGTTCGGGCCTAATTGCAAACTCACATCGGCCACCTGCTCCAACGGAATTTGGGTGCCGTCTGCTGCTGTAACAAAAAGCCTCTTTACATCTTCAATGCTCTGCCGTTCGCTCTCTTGCAAACGCACCACCAAATCAAATCGCTTTTCACCTTCAAACACTGTACCCGCACTGCCACCTGCAAAGGCCGTGTTAATGGCTTGGTTAATGTCGGAAACGTTCAAACCGTGTTGTGCTATTTTGTCCCGGTTTAACTTGATAGAGATTTGCGGAAGCCCGCTCACTTGCTCTACATACAAATCTTCAGCCCCTTGTACGGTAGGCACAATGGCACCTATTCGTTTGGAGAGTTCGGAAAGCACCTGCATATCCTCGCCAAATATTTTTATTCCTACATCTTGTCGCACACCCGAAATCAATTCGTTGGTACGAAGCTGAATGGGTTGGGAAAAACCGAAACTCACACCGGGAATGGCTTCCAATTCCTTTTGCATTTTTTCCGCCAATTCTTCACGGCCATGCGCACTTGTCCATTCGTCTTTTGGTTTTAAAATGATGGTGATGTCCGCCGCTTCTATCGGCATCGGGTCGGTGGGTATTTCCGATGCACCGATTTTGCTGATAACCTCTTTTACTTCAGGGAACTTCTTGTGAAGAATGTTGGAAGCCTGTTCCACTTTGTCAATGGTCTGGCTTAATGAGCTACCCGTAAGCAGACGTGTTTCCACGGCAAAATCACCTTCTTCCAGTGTGGGCAAAAATTCACCGCCCAAGAAAGTAAATACCAATGCCGCCAATCCAAGCAAAGCCAAGGCAATAACCACCACTAATTTTCTGAACCGCAAGGCACCCTTTATAAGTGGCAGGTACATGCGTTGGATGCGGTCCATCATCTTATCGGAAAAGTTCTTTTTGTGCTTGATGTTTTTGTTTAGGAACAACGCACTAACCATCGGCACGTAGGTAAGTGATAGCAGGAAGGCACCCAAAATGGCAAAAGATACCGTTTGCGCCATTGGGCGGAACATCTTGCCCTCTATACCTACCAAAGCAAGAATTGGTAAGTAAACAATGAAGATGATGATTTGACCAAACGCCGCAGAGTTCATCATTCTCTTTGCAGAAACGCCGACTTCTTCATCCATTTCGGGTTGGGCAATTTTACCCTCTCGCCGGTTGGCTAAATGGTGCATGGTGGCTTCTACAATAATCACCGCTCCATCTACAATCAACCCAAAGTCAATGGCACCCAAGCTCATTAGATTACCGGAAACACCAAAGACGTTCATCAGTGAAATGGCAAACAACATTGCCAATGGAATAACAGAAGCGACAATAAGCCCCGAACGAATGTTACCTAAGAAAAGCACCAAGACGAAAATGACAATCAATGCCCCTTCTAACAGGTTCTTTTTTACGGTATCAATCGCCCTGTTCACAAACTCGCTTCTATCCAAAAAAGGTTCTACCACGACGCCTTCGGGGAGGGATTTTTGAATTTGTACCATCTTCTCCTTTACCCGCTGCACCACTTCGCTGGAGTTGCTTCCTTTCAGCATCATCACAATGCCGCCCACAGCTTCTTTATCGTCACGGGTCAAAGCGCCGTAACGGTTAGCCGCACCAAAACGCACCTGGGCAATGTCACGAATGGTGATCGGAAATCCGGTTTCTGTCTTTTTTACTACGATGCGTTCTATGTCGCCGAGATTAGTTATCAAGCCTTCGCTGCGGATAAAATAAGCGTTTGGTTTCTTGTCGATATAGGAGCCGCCGGTATTTTGGTTGTTTTTCTCCAAGGCCGTGAAGATGTCCGAGATGGAAATGTTATAGCTCCGGGTTTGGTTGATGTTCAGCGCAATTTCATATTGCTTTAAAAAGCCGCCGAAGCTGTTGACTTCCGCAATGCCCGGTGTGCCGAGTAACTGCCTGCGCACAATCCAGTCTTGCAGGGTGCGCAATGCGGTTGCATCATATTTGTTTTCATAACCCTTTTTCGGGTGGACAACATATTGATATATTTCGCCCAAACCTGTTGAAATAGGCGACATTTCCGGCTCACCGGCTCCCTGCGGAATGGCGTTACGGGCTTCCGGCAAGCGTTCCGCTACCTGTTGCCGTGCCCAATAG
Coding sequences within:
- a CDS encoding heavy metal translocating P-type ATPase; translation: MSAEHNHEEAPVVQMKTKQEQEDHEHGHDAEEGHSHDDGHDHDHDHGGSEPAGWKSHWDLLLALVILVTMIVLRFGFHFVPTKWVDFGIHAVAFILAGWRVLDLAFRKAKRGDIFNEFVLMSVATIGAFYIGSYSEGVAVMVFYCIGEWFQDAAVDRAKRNIKALLDIRPDKVTVVRNGQTQVIEPSETQLNETIQVKPGEKVALDGELLSETASFNTAALTGESKPDTKYKGESILAGMINLNTVAEVKVTALFKDSKLSKILEMVQDATARKSQTQLFISRFAKVYTPIVFFLALAVALVPYFFVQDYVFNVWFYRALVFLVISCPCALVVSIPLGYFGGIGLASRNGILFKGGNFLDVMTKINAVVMDKTGTLTKGVFNVQKVVANGIDEKDLIRITAALEKNSTHPVGQAVVKYAVDKIGNTTATNVEEVAGHGLKGTVDGKEVLAGNLKLMKKFGVDYPAETEGIVDTIVVTAIDKKFAGYITIADEIKEDAVSAVKAMHDLNIKTVMLSGDKQTVVDNVAKQIGIDEAYGDLLPEGKVEKVQGLKNAGKHIAFVGDGVNDAPVVALADAGIAMGGLGSDATIETADVVIQNDQPSKIVSAIRIGKITRTIVWQNIILAMAIKVVVLILGAGGIATLWEAVIADVGVALLAILNAVRIQKIKV
- a CDS encoding four-helix bundle copper-binding protein, translating into MEQQQPGHHHSGHKHEALIQTLLECARACEECAAACLDEKDVTPMAHCIELDRDCAEICYLGAKLLLRDSEISHKFLVICEEACRECAEECGMHDHDHCKRCAEACRRCEQACHEHHGQQQMK
- a CDS encoding ZIP family metal transporter, whose translation is MTPLFQKILLFSLIPVFTMIIGGVIAIVRKPNGNVRSLILHFAAGVVFSVVAVELLPDIVKTHKPLQLIIGFSLGFLAMIGIRKFTEVEEDKTLTVVKNKLPASLLIAIAVDIFIDGLLLGIGFTAGSTEGMLLAFALSVELLSLGMATATELGENNLSKQKSLGLIALLALVFFISAVLGATLLHNLSHNALEIVLSFGLSALLFLVTEELLTEAHEEKETVWHTSAFFGGFLLFLVLGMIT
- a CDS encoding efflux RND transporter periplasmic adaptor subunit, whose translation is MSYKVIVFAALFFAACSSKPKEEKAPVAEEHDPNAVEFTHEQYKTVGVELGSVTPTNLSNYIKASGTIDVPPNDLISVASPYGGTIRSTTVIEGKFVRKGDMLATIENPEFVQMQQEFLESSSQLSFLRQDLTRQEELVRENIAARKSLQRASSEYNSMVARVKGLEARLRIANINPSSVRSGNFTSRISIVAPTSGYITHVYSNVGKFIGANELLADMANTNNILVRVKVFEKDLPQIKMGQTIRFRATGDSIERNAQVFLIGKDIDADRTVEVHGKITTPVATLLPGMFINAIMEIGTASTPALPQAAVVQSGGKNYIFVLDEQKMEGGTNDNIGKNEAAGEKEEKHIVFRRVEVGVTVTENGFTAVILPDNFDMKSKVVIKGAYDLLSKMNNSEEEEG
- a CDS encoding D-sedoheptulose-7-phosphate isomerase, which gives rise to MKEQFKALIAASITVKTTLLSDEGLLDTLEKIVNVIVAAYKADKRLFFCGNGGSAADAQHLAAEFTGRFYKDRLSLPAEALHCNTSYLTAVGNDYGFDDIYARMIKGTARTGDVLIGFSTSGNSPNIVKAFEAAKEKGVVTIAYTGSSGGILKNYSDYLLNVPSSDTPRIQECHILLGHLMCEFVEERFFE
- a CDS encoding ferritin family protein — its product is MGFHQYHEPPEELSKETRTFARMITSVVEEAEAIGWYEQRISIETDEEAKAIMKNAQQEEMKHFGMDLEFLLRRKPEWRTILKAVLFTKGDIIENAKKGEEKAEK